The Triticum aestivum cultivar Chinese Spring chromosome 7B, IWGSC CS RefSeq v2.1, whole genome shotgun sequence genome window below encodes:
- the LOC123160903 gene encoding uncharacterized protein → MGHAPRRLVSALYVKPPWVPVEVRIGQKWRRANVLRQADRRGLCLVSIRGPAPESDPIMVPLSTIRIPSDPPVARKRPDTRPNFRVKKPRDTGDATEGSSD, encoded by the coding sequence ATGGGCCACGCCCCCAGGAGGTTGGTCTCTGCCCTCTATGTAAAGCCACCATGGGTGCCCGTTGAAGTGAGAATCGGTCAGAAGTGGAGACGAGCAAATGTTTTAAGGCAAGCTGATCGCAGGGGACTCTGTCTTGTGAGCATCAGAGGGCCGGCGCCCGAGTCTGACCCTATAATGGTGCCGCTATCAACGATCCGGATACCTTCCGACCCTCCTGTTGCCAGGAAAAGACCAGACACTCGTCCTAATTTCCGAGTGAAGAAGCCCAGGGACACCGGTGATGCCACCGAAGGCAGTAGCGATTAG